The Clostridia bacterium genome includes the window ATGGTCGATATCAGGCCTCTCCTCCCTGTCGACTTTTATGGCTATGAAGCTACCGTTCAAAGCCTTTGCTACTTCCTCATCCTCAAAGGATTCCCTCTCCATTACATGACACCAATGGCAGGTGCTATACCCTATACTAAGGAATATTGGCTTATCTTCTGCTACAGCCCGTGAAAAAGCTTCACCACTCCATGGATACCAATCCACAGGATTGTGGGCATGTTGGAGCAGATATGGGGATTTTTCTTGTATCAGCTTATTTGTATATTTGTGTTTATTCTCAGTTGACATGTTCTCACTTCCATTCAATAAATTCGAAAGTAGTTTTTGTCATATGCATAATACATATTCAACAATATTTAATAATAAGGTTAAGTGTGTGAACCGAACCGTGTTCAGTGAGCGTCAAATAGAATTCACTGTTGACGTATAAAAAACATAATGATAGTATGAAATTGGTTAAATTTAGAAGAAAGGAGTTGGTTTTATGTTCTTAAAAATTATAGAGGTGAGAAGAGGTTAAAGGATATCTTTGACGATTGACCTAATGTCAATTATATCTTATCTTTTTATCCTCAAATATGAGGTGACTATTATGAAGATATCAGATTCTTTTGAAACGAAAAGGATGAAATTCCGTTTATTAAACACTAAGGATATAGAAGTAATCTACAAGCAATTTTCCGACCCAGATATGTGTAAATATTTTAGCGAGCCCCCATGTGATTTGGAAGAAGCCAAAGGCATCATTGAGCATTATCAAAATCCAGAGGAAAAAGGTTACCTTCGTTATGGTATGTTTGATAAAAATACTGATTTATTTATCGGAACATGCGGTTATCATTACTGGGATAATGAACTTAAACAAGTAGAGATTGGTTATGACATTTGGAAGGATTATTGGGGAAAGGGTTATGTATCTGAAGCATTACCATTACTCATTAACAAATGCTTTGAGTATCTAAATGTCAATTGTATTTATATTCTTACGCATCCGCAAAATAAAGCATCTATAGCAAGTGTCAGTAAGTTTGGTTTTAAAGAGTGTGAACCTTGCCGAAAGCTTGATGTAGAGCCACAATTATGTATGAAATTGATGAGAACAGAATTATATAGTAAAAATTAGTTTTATGTCGCTTGTTCCCTATACAGGAATGAGCGACTTTTTATATGAATTGCAGTTAATAGGTTACATGACACCAATGACAGGATGCATTTATACCTATGAGTACCCAATAGACAGGAAGATTGGCTTATCCTCAGCCTTCGCCTTCTCAAATGCTTCCGGCTCCCATGTGAACCAGTTTATAGGGTTGAAGGCATGAGCTAATAAATAAGGCGACTTCTGCGTTATCAGTCTATTAGGTACTTTTTCATTAGGCATTAAATCATCTCCTTTCAAATATATTTGATTTAGTTTACCCTAAAAATAAAAAGGTTACTAACCTAAGTTCAACGAGTTCCGTTTTGAGGTGCAAAACTTAAAATAACAGTGATTTTCACAGGTAAAAACACATATAAAATCGCAGATGAAATCACAAGCATTTTAGCACAGAAAAACCCCTGCATATCATAAGTATGCAAGGATCACTTGTTGCACTTTATAATAATATTGTCTATTTGAACAATTAGCTGTTTTGTAATATTTTTGAAATCTCATTAAATCTTTCATTACTGATACCAAGTTTTTTCTTAAATCTTTCATCATTCATTCTTGCAGCTATTATCTTGTCTGGAGATAATTCATTAATAATATTTTTAACCTTATTAATAGTTTTCTCTGTATCATTATATCCCTTGATAATTGTCACTTCTAATATGAATTTACCTTTATATTGCTTATTAAAAGTAATCATATTTGAAATATATTCTTCGAGTGTATACCCCTCAATTGGTCTTTGGATTTTTTGAAAATCTTCTTCTGTTACTGCTTTTATTTCTCCAATAACTTCATCACACATATTTGCTATTTCTTTATATTCATTCCTACCAAGTAAGTAACCATTAGAAAGCAATCTTACAGGCAATCCTTTACTTTTGATGAGTTCTATAATATCTCTAATTTTTTCATTTACTAGAGCTTCGCCTTTAGAGTTAATAAAAACTAAATCTACTTTATTTTTTTCTAATTTACTCTCTAGCTCTCTTAATGAATTATCCATTTCCGCAAATGACTGCGGTGTATCCACCTTATTGTATGACCTTCCAATAGGACAAAAAATACAGTCAAAGTTGCAATATTTTTCAGGCAATATATTTATTTCTAGTACCCTTTGACCATCCTCAATATAAATATCCTTATAGCTAAAACCACCCATTCCTTCATCCCCCTAAAATTACTCGATTGAAACTTTCTTATTATTAATATCTAGAATTGAAACTCTGTTTGTTCCTCCTAGATTATCTTGCACTATTTTTGCTAAATCCTTCAAAGCATTTTCAAATTCTATTAGTCTTTTTTCATCAGTTAACTCAATACATAGTAGAGCGTTATTTGTACTTTCAGTAAGCATTGTTCTTACTGCCTCACGCCAATTTAAGCATCTGCAAATTGCTCCATTATTATCTTTGTAGACTATTTCGCCTTCATATGGAGGTGCATTTTCATCTGTACCTAATGGAATAAACTCCTCATTTCCAACTGCCTTCGTCAATCTAATATCGCCAACGAATTTGTCTATATCCTCACCACCGCAAGGCAATGCATATCTTAACGAAATAGAATTATAAATATCCACCAGAGGGTTAATAGTTCCTATATGATTTCCATTATAAACTCGTTTTAATAATGCTTCAATTGATGACCTTGCACCTTTCTTTGTTTTAAATTTTTGAAATGCTTCTCTCCATGTTTTTATTACCTCATTATTGCTAAATTCCGAATCCCGTAAATAATTTAATGCTTCTTGTTCTGCCTTTAAAAGCATTTCATTATATTTTTCTTCATCTTTTATTGAATTATCTATACCATGACAAATAACAACTCCAATCTTTGCATTAGGGAATACGCTCCAAAAATCATCCTCGATAATAAAGTTTTTCATTAAAATACCTCCTCAATAGATATTAATTTCAAACCAATGATTCCACTAACTATAAATACTATACAAACTATACGCACGATATTTATGGGTTCCTTAAACAGAATAATACCTAACAATACTGTACCAATAGTGCCTATTCCTGTCCAGATTGCATATGCAGTACCTATTGGTAGACTTTTTAAAGACAATGATAAAAAATAGAAACTTGCAACTATTCCTATAATAGTTAGTATGTTAGGCAGTGTTTTTGTAAACCCCTGGGAATACTTTAAACCGATTGCCCAACCAATTTCCAAAATTCCTGCTACCACCAAATAAAACCACTCCATAATTACTCCTTCCAAAATCAATATTTGCGTTCACCATAAGAATATTTCATAGCAATATTCTAAAATAAGTAAAATAAAAAAGCCCAAGGAAATATTTTCAAAATATCTCCCAGGCTTTTATCCTTCCGTGTACACAGTTACCTGTGCGTCTTCTCTTGGACCAGCCAGTTATAAACTGCGGAACCCTAGAAGACTAAACTATATTAAATATTTTACGATTTATAATTTGCAATTTATAGATGAATATTAGCATAATACAAAATCTAAGTCAACTTACATTTTTGCAAAATCAAACAATTATTCATTACTATGATACCAAATTCACAGTAGAAATCACATGCGATTTTCATTGCGAAAATACATCTGACTTATAGTGTGATTTAGGTGCTTCGCACCTCAAAACGGAACCTTTTGCCATCAAAGTAGTGCTCTTAATAATATGCGTATAAGATAAATAAAAAGAAGTATATTTCATCAATAGTAACTGAAGGTATGCGATAACTATACAGATAAGAAAGTATGCTTACTCTTATTTAACCCCACTATTGTACATTTTATAAATGATGCGTCTTAAGCAACGGGGAACGGGTACCACGGTTTTCCTTCGGAAAAATACTGAAATC containing:
- a CDS encoding GNAT family N-acetyltransferase; translation: MKISDSFETKRMKFRLLNTKDIEVIYKQFSDPDMCKYFSEPPCDLEEAKGIIEHYQNPEEKGYLRYGMFDKNTDLFIGTCGYHYWDNELKQVEIGYDIWKDYWGKGYVSEALPLLINKCFEYLNVNCIYILTHPQNKASIASVSKFGFKECEPCRKLDVEPQLCMKLMRTELYSKN
- a CDS encoding B3/4 domain-containing protein, with product MKNFIIEDDFWSVFPNAKIGVVICHGIDNSIKDEEKYNEMLLKAEQEALNYLRDSEFSNNEVIKTWREAFQKFKTKKGARSSIEALLKRVYNGNHIGTINPLVDIYNSISLRYALPCGGEDIDKFVGDIRLTKAVGNEEFIPLGTDENAPPYEGEIVYKDNNGAICRCLNWREAVRTMLTESTNNALLCIELTDEKRLIEFENALKDLAKIVQDNLGGTNRVSILDINNKKVSIE
- a CDS encoding DUF255 domain-containing protein, with amino-acid sequence MPNEKVPNRLITQKSPYLLAHAFNPINWFTWEPEAFEKAKAEDKPIFLSIGYS
- a CDS encoding radical SAM protein yields the protein MGGFSYKDIYIEDGQRVLEINILPEKYCNFDCIFCPIGRSYNKVDTPQSFAEMDNSLRELESKLEKNKVDLVFINSKGEALVNEKIRDIIELIKSKGLPVRLLSNGYLLGRNEYKEIANMCDEVIGEIKAVTEEDFQKIQRPIEGYTLEEYISNMITFNKQYKGKFILEVTIIKGYNDTEKTINKVKNIINELSPDKIIAARMNDERFKKKLGISNERFNEISKILQNS
- a CDS encoding multidrug efflux SMR transporter → MEWFYLVVAGILEIGWAIGLKYSQGFTKTLPNILTIIGIVASFYFLSLSLKSLPIGTAYAIWTGIGTIGTVLLGIILFKEPINIVRIVCIVFIVSGIIGLKLISIEEVF